Proteins encoded by one window of Companilactobacillus ginsenosidimutans:
- a CDS encoding phage integrase N-terminal SAM-like domain-containing protein gives MKKIPYYEGFKAYLNTRRISARAKEEYNKSLDDFFNYLVENNSDFKLSEKVSDIHSADVTEYKDFLINSLHLSPSTINKILSNLNIYFKYLFSIGKNKEFPTMEINSLTVPTQESFPVEVFLNLESYINNIGLHIYTRLLILIISKGFTYQDALSENFYLTFNKLNFDDNEKKFLDEYHEFILPWQTYWNTKDLFLSRNKGAKSPLLSVSALHRDIKSDSDCTKLDLSPKKLYTTYILLLLTNKSPSKSQLNFINNMDSASLLYYRRLLRETNFTGE, from the coding sequence ATGAAAAAAATACCATACTACGAAGGATTCAAAGCATATTTGAATACCCGTCGAATATCTGCGCGTGCCAAAGAAGAATACAATAAATCTCTCGATGACTTCTTTAATTATCTTGTTGAAAATAATTCTGACTTTAAATTGTCAGAAAAAGTTTCTGATATCCATTCTGCTGATGTAACCGAATATAAGGATTTTCTGATTAATTCACTACACCTTAGTCCCAGTACCATCAATAAAATTCTTAGCAATCTAAATATCTACTTCAAGTATTTATTTTCCATTGGTAAAAACAAAGAATTTCCAACAATGGAAATTAATAGTTTAACTGTCCCAACACAAGAAAGTTTTCCAGTAGAAGTATTTTTAAATTTAGAATCATACATAAATAATATTGGACTTCACATTTATACCAGATTATTAATATTGATTATCTCTAAAGGCTTCACCTACCAGGATGCATTAAGTGAAAACTTTTATCTCACGTTCAACAAACTTAATTTCGACGATAATGAAAAAAAGTTTTTGGATGAATACCACGAATTTATTTTACCTTGGCAAACGTATTGGAATACCAAGGACTTATTCTTGAGTCGAAATAAAGGAGCAAAGTCACCGCTGTTGAGTGTGTCTGCCCTACATCGAGATATCAAATCCGATAGTGATTGCACGAAATTAGATTTGTCCCCCAAAAAACTTTACACGACTTATATTTTATTATTGTTGACTAACAAATCACCCTCGAAGTCGCAATTGAATTTTATAAACAACATGGACTCTGCTTCATTACTCTATTATCGTCGTCTCCTTCGTGAAACAAATTTCACAGGAGAATAA
- the murQ gene encoding N-acetylmuramic acid 6-phosphate etherase → MDLQKLTTEQRNPKSMNLDLMTSTEILQLMNQEDHRVPQQIRKSIPQIDAAVKQIIHSFKLGGRLIYLGAGTSGRLGVLDAAECVPTFGTKPEMVQGMIAGGPSAMTVAVEGAEDSLTLAQEDLENINLNSKDTVVGIAASGRTPYVIGGLKYANEILASTVSIACNENSEIGKVAKYPIEVVSGPEILTGSTRLKAGTTQKLILNMLSTTAMIKTGKAYENLMIDVKPTNEKLIERAKRIIIAATECDYDTASETLKIARNDVKVSIIMILTGLDVEKAKEQLQKNQGFVRKSI, encoded by the coding sequence ATGGATCTACAGAAATTAACTACTGAGCAGCGAAATCCCAAATCAATGAATCTGGATTTGATGACTTCTACTGAGATACTTCAACTAATGAATCAAGAAGACCATCGTGTTCCTCAACAAATACGGAAATCAATTCCTCAAATAGATGCGGCTGTGAAACAAATAATCCATAGTTTTAAGCTTGGTGGAAGACTGATTTATCTTGGTGCTGGGACAAGTGGCCGTCTTGGCGTGTTAGATGCTGCAGAATGTGTACCCACTTTTGGAACAAAACCAGAAATGGTTCAAGGAATGATAGCTGGTGGTCCTTCTGCGATGACAGTTGCAGTTGAAGGCGCTGAAGACTCACTAACACTTGCACAAGAAGATTTAGAAAATATCAATCTAAATAGTAAAGATACTGTTGTCGGTATTGCCGCAAGCGGTAGAACACCATATGTAATCGGTGGTTTGAAGTACGCTAATGAAATTTTAGCTTCCACTGTTAGTATCGCGTGCAACGAGAATTCAGAAATCGGAAAAGTTGCTAAATATCCAATCGAAGTCGTTTCCGGTCCAGAGATCCTTACCGGTTCAACACGGTTAAAAGCTGGTACTACACAAAAATTGATTTTAAATATGCTTTCAACAACTGCCATGATCAAAACTGGAAAAGCATATGAAAACTTGATGATTGATGTTAAGCCTACAAATGAAAAACTAATTGAACGTGCAAAAAGAATTATCATTGCTGCAACTGAATGTGATTATGATACGGCATCAGAGACACTAAAAATTGCTCGAAATGATGTAAAAGTTTCAATTATCATGATTTTAACGGGATTAGATGTTGAGAAAGCCAAAGAACAACTACAAAAGAATCAAGGATTTGTTAGAAAATCAATTTAG
- a CDS encoding PTS transporter subunit EIIC: MSEPKEQRLAREIYAAVGGPNNVKKLIHCMTRVRMTIRDYNQVNMDQLKAIDGVLGVVEEDTLQVVIGPGIVNKVAQVMVDQVGVKFGEDFPENIPDTSNSETEKSEHQKAKQEVYEKAAEVKAEHKKNIKPSKTKEVLKSISNIFVPLIPAFVGAGLIGGIAAVLSNLMVAGTIGNNWSEFITVLNVIKNGLFLYLSVYVGTNTAQEFGATPGLGGIIGAVTLLGGVDPKVPLQNIFDGKALVSGQGGIIGVIFAVWVLSIVEKRLHKIIPDSIDIIVTPFLTLLVVGVFTIFIVMPIAGVVSNSLVGAIMWVLKVGGAFSGFILGLFFLPMVMLGLHQILTPIHIEMIDKTGSTLLLPILAMAGAGQVGAALALWVRCRKNKKLTNMIKGALPVGFLGIGEPLIYGVTLPLGRPFITACIGGGIGGAVVGAFGNVGAIAIGPSGLALIPLITNGHIMGYIFGLLAAYAGGFIVTYFFGVPKDARKATALD, from the coding sequence ATGTCAGAACCGAAAGAACAAAGATTAGCACGAGAAATTTATGCTGCTGTTGGTGGACCCAACAATGTCAAAAAGTTAATTCATTGTATGACAAGAGTTAGAATGACCATTCGTGACTATAATCAGGTCAATATGGACCAATTAAAGGCCATTGATGGAGTTTTGGGCGTTGTAGAGGAAGATACCCTTCAAGTCGTAATTGGACCTGGTATCGTTAATAAAGTAGCTCAGGTTATGGTCGATCAAGTGGGTGTTAAATTTGGTGAAGATTTTCCAGAAAACATCCCTGATACATCAAATTCTGAAACTGAGAAATCAGAGCATCAAAAGGCCAAACAGGAAGTTTATGAAAAGGCCGCTGAGGTAAAAGCTGAACATAAAAAGAATATCAAGCCTTCAAAAACCAAAGAAGTTCTAAAATCAATTTCAAATATCTTTGTCCCATTGATTCCAGCCTTCGTTGGTGCCGGTTTAATTGGTGGTATTGCAGCTGTTCTTTCTAACTTAATGGTTGCAGGTACTATTGGTAATAACTGGAGCGAATTTATTACGGTGCTAAACGTTATCAAAAATGGACTATTTCTTTATTTATCAGTCTATGTTGGTACTAATACTGCCCAGGAATTTGGTGCAACTCCAGGTTTAGGTGGAATTATTGGTGCTGTCACACTACTTGGTGGTGTGGATCCAAAAGTTCCATTGCAAAATATTTTTGATGGGAAAGCCTTAGTTTCAGGACAAGGTGGTATCATCGGTGTAATTTTTGCTGTTTGGGTTTTGTCGATTGTCGAAAAACGTTTACACAAAATTATTCCTGACTCAATTGATATTATCGTAACCCCATTTTTGACATTACTAGTCGTTGGTGTATTTACAATCTTTATCGTCATGCCAATAGCCGGTGTGGTTTCCAACTCGTTAGTTGGTGCAATCATGTGGGTTCTAAAAGTTGGTGGCGCATTCTCCGGATTTATCCTAGGACTCTTCTTCCTGCCAATGGTTATGTTAGGTCTTCACCAGATTCTTACGCCTATCCATATTGAAATGATCGATAAAACCGGTTCAACACTTCTGCTACCAATTCTTGCTATGGCAGGTGCCGGCCAAGTTGGTGCAGCTCTTGCATTATGGGTTCGTTGCCGTAAAAATAAAAAACTTACCAATATGATCAAAGGTGCATTGCCTGTTGGATTCTTAGGTATTGGTGAACCATTGATTTATGGTGTTACCCTACCTCTTGGACGTCCATTTATTACTGCCTGTATCGGTGGTGGTATTGGTGGTGCAGTTGTTGGAGCATTTGGAAACGTTGGTGCCATTGCTATTGGACCTTCAGGACTAGCACTTATTCCATTGATTACAAATGGACATATCATGGGTTACATCTTCGGACTATTAGCTGCTTATGCTGGTGGATTTATCGTCACATACTTCTTTGGTGTTCCAAAGGATGCTAGAAAGGCAACTGCATTAGATTAA
- a CDS encoding MurR/RpiR family transcriptional regulator has translation MNIKQSQNSFTKTEQNIADYILNYPHYVIKDSVQELATKIPTSPASIVRFSQKFCGDGGFSQLKLQLSAESGIESNLYKELAPDDTIDSLKRKLSFRINQSLNNTGKSLSEDSIKKSVSIFERTDKIVVFGIGASMIAAEDLQQKFMRIGKTVILSENPHLLTTLLLSKSENTAVILISNSGETQEVLKIAKLTNEINIPLISITQDRPSSLSKLSTIVLATDGNTENIHLRSAATTSLISQLYTIDLLYYNYFSINYQENAKAIKTSQEYIHEKFGKG, from the coding sequence TTGAATATAAAGCAATCACAAAACTCATTTACAAAAACTGAGCAAAACATTGCAGATTATATTTTAAATTATCCTCATTATGTCATTAAAGATAGTGTCCAAGAATTAGCAACAAAGATACCCACTAGTCCGGCATCAATAGTTCGCTTCAGTCAAAAATTTTGTGGAGATGGCGGATTCTCACAGCTCAAGCTGCAACTTTCGGCAGAATCTGGGATCGAATCGAACCTTTACAAAGAATTAGCTCCAGATGACACTATTGATAGTCTAAAAAGAAAATTATCATTCAGAATAAATCAAAGTTTGAACAACACGGGTAAATCGTTATCTGAAGACTCAATCAAAAAGTCAGTCTCAATTTTTGAAAGAACAGATAAGATTGTCGTCTTTGGAATTGGTGCTTCAATGATTGCGGCTGAAGATCTGCAGCAGAAATTTATGAGAATTGGAAAAACTGTTATTTTATCAGAAAATCCACACTTATTAACTACTCTTCTGTTGTCGAAATCTGAAAATACTGCAGTAATATTAATTTCAAATTCTGGTGAGACACAAGAAGTTTTAAAAATTGCCAAATTAACTAACGAAATTAATATCCCGCTGATATCTATCACTCAAGATAGGCCAAGCTCACTTTCTAAATTATCAACAATCGTTTTGGCGACTGACGGCAATACTGAAAATATTCATTTGCGAAGTGCCGCAACTACATCACTCATCTCGCAACTTTATACGATTGATTTACTCTATTACAATTATTTCTCGATAAACTACCAAGAAAACGCTAAAGCTATTAAAACATCACAAGAATATATTCACGAAAAATTCGGAAAGGGATAA
- a CDS encoding PTS sugar transporter subunit IIA, whose product MGLFSRKNKQENLFAPIDGQLIPLDQVKDDVFSKKMMGDGFAVEPNDGTVVSPVEGTVSSVFPTKHAMMIESKEGLEIMLHLGLDTVELNGEPFDVTVKEGQSLTAGQQIASMDLDKITQSNKETTVIVIVSNMDKVKSLSDVRQKNVSAGDVVQTAEIQK is encoded by the coding sequence ATGGGATTATTTTCAAGAAAGAATAAGCAGGAAAACTTGTTTGCACCAATTGATGGTCAACTAATTCCTCTCGATCAAGTAAAAGACGATGTCTTTTCTAAAAAAATGATGGGAGATGGTTTTGCAGTCGAGCCTAATGATGGAACAGTTGTCTCTCCTGTTGAGGGAACCGTATCATCCGTCTTTCCTACTAAACATGCAATGATGATTGAATCCAAAGAAGGATTGGAAATCATGCTTCATCTTGGTTTGGATACAGTTGAATTGAATGGTGAACCTTTCGATGTTACCGTGAAAGAAGGTCAATCACTTACGGCTGGTCAACAAATTGCCAGTATGGATTTGGACAAAATAACTCAGTCAAACAAAGAAACAACTGTTATTGTAATTGTTTCAAACATGGACAAAGTAAAAAGTTTATCTGATGTTAGACAAAAAAATGTTTCTGCCGGTGACGTAGTCCAAACCGCTGAAATTCAAAAATAA
- a CDS encoding MupG family TIM beta-alpha barrel fold protein, whose translation MLGFSYYLNDPIDSETEKYFKSMSEHTFREVFTSLHIPEDDPRIKTTRMKDLMKLSEYYGLSVVVDVDKSSLSYLPQNISSKLTLRLDDGFTPEDIKNISTEMPVALNASTIDKTLYQQLQESNVEINNIEAWHNFYPRPETGLDDNWFKSKNQWLKSLGFKTQAFIPGDKHLRGPIHSGLPTLESQRDKNLLASSIELDKLGIDKVIIGDPYLSVDYRKKFKEYYIQKTLSLNYCPIDDSNRERLERMTYSNRPDPARDVVRIKESRMLKLASITPQNTVERTKGSITTDNKRYGRYMGEIQIAKRNLPNDDRINVLGHISKSDLDLIDLIGPNQKIKFNYFERMEN comes from the coding sequence ATGTTGGGGTTTTCATATTACTTAAATGACCCAATAGATTCCGAAACCGAAAAGTACTTCAAAAGCATGTCAGAGCATACTTTTAGAGAAGTATTTACTTCATTACATATACCCGAGGATGATCCAAGAATTAAAACAACTCGGATGAAAGATTTGATGAAGTTGTCAGAATACTATGGATTAAGTGTTGTTGTTGATGTTGATAAGTCGTCTCTGAGTTACCTGCCACAGAATATATCATCAAAATTGACTTTGCGCCTTGACGATGGATTCACTCCAGAGGACATCAAAAATATTAGTACCGAAATGCCAGTTGCGTTAAATGCATCAACCATTGATAAAACATTATATCAGCAGCTTCAAGAATCAAATGTTGAAATTAACAATATCGAGGCATGGCATAACTTTTACCCACGCCCTGAAACCGGACTAGATGACAACTGGTTTAAAAGTAAAAATCAGTGGTTAAAATCCTTAGGATTTAAGACTCAAGCATTTATACCTGGAGACAAACATTTACGAGGTCCCATCCATTCTGGCTTACCTACCCTAGAATCGCAGCGAGATAAAAATCTGTTAGCGAGTTCTATTGAATTGGATAAACTAGGAATTGATAAGGTAATTATCGGTGACCCATACTTATCAGTGGATTATCGTAAAAAGTTTAAAGAATATTATATTCAAAAAACATTGTCTCTTAACTATTGCCCAATCGATGATTCAAATCGTGAACGCTTGGAACGTATGACATACAGCAATCGTCCGGATCCGGCAAGAGATGTAGTCAGGATCAAAGAATCTCGTATGCTAAAACTTGCCTCAATCACTCCGCAAAATACAGTAGAGCGTACAAAAGGCAGTATTACTACTGATAATAAAAGATACGGTCGGTACATGGGTGAAATTCAAATTGCAAAAAGAAATCTACCTAATGACGATCGTATAAATGTCCTGGGACATATTTCAAAAAGCGATTTGGATTTAATTGATCTAATTGGTCCCAACCAAAAAATCAAATTTAACTATTTTGAGAGGATGGAAAATTAA
- a CDS encoding TIGR00730 family Rossman fold protein: MENIAVYCGASSGNKHIYTDAAVELGHWIVKHGYGLTYGGGRLGLMGTIANTVLDDGGYVHGIITKDLAGRELTHQKINKVDIVDTIDIRKELMLKNSIASIALPGGPGTLEEMSDAFSWTRIGENDNPCIYFNVNHYYDPLLMMYNQMVNDGFLDEKSKNNLLFTNSLENINNYINNYIVPKRRQYKDK; this comes from the coding sequence ATGGAAAATATTGCTGTATACTGCGGTGCTTCATCAGGTAACAAACATATTTATACTGATGCTGCAGTTGAATTAGGACATTGGATTGTTAAACATGGTTATGGATTAACTTACGGTGGTGGTCGCCTTGGCTTGATGGGTACGATTGCTAATACTGTCCTTGATGATGGTGGCTATGTGCATGGCATCATTACTAAAGACCTTGCTGGACGAGAACTCACGCATCAGAAAATAAATAAAGTTGATATTGTAGACACAATCGATATTCGAAAAGAATTGATGCTCAAAAACTCAATAGCAAGCATTGCACTTCCAGGTGGTCCCGGAACATTGGAAGAGATGTCAGATGCGTTCTCATGGACACGAATAGGTGAAAACGACAATCCTTGTATATACTTCAATGTGAATCATTACTACGATCCGCTTCTTATGATGTATAACCAAATGGTAAATGATGGTTTTTTAGATGAAAAGTCTAAAAACAACCTCTTATTCACTAATTCACTTGAAAACATTAATAACTATATTAATAATTATATTGTTCCAAAGCGTCGCCAATATAAAGATAAATAA